The Rhipicephalus microplus isolate Deutch F79 chromosome 4, USDA_Rmic, whole genome shotgun sequence sequence tctcccccaggaagacgccgtccctgttgtcctcttggtggcgtcttggcgacactacgtctcgtactccgggacaatgcggctacttgacaatggattaaacaagcgccgatcttttgagaggtgcccggttcgtggaatcctctggggagagccctttgaccagcgccgtcgtcgtctgccgttTAACGCGCCAATGATGCGtgactggcccaggcgggagatagagtggcggctccaaaaccctctttagcgacattccatcccgttggcgccgctgtcaatcagcaggcgacgtctcgtggggccggcctctgttgcttcctccgtccagacgtggcgagactgtcctttttgcactaatccggcgtggcaaatgactcgctgggtcaaggcatagcccgatcgctacaGTCTCGCATTCTGCAATGCTCCCGATACACTATAGACAATCGGGCTGGTAAGCATAACTTAGACCCACTACTCTCTTTTCACAAAATCATGAAACACTATCAGCTTGGGCGCAGAAAACAcccgcacccaaatctgactagACCTAGATTGTTACAAATGAGATCTTCTCCGCACATGAATAGTATTGCTCGTTAGCGCACGCACATTCTGCGGCAATCTTCGGTGTTACAACAGTCCTCTTTTAATAAagaagaagaggactgggagaaaGCCCATCGAAAGCGGCGATCTCCAGGAACATCTAAGGAACATCTAAGGACCAAAGGGCCCGCGAATGGGTGAAGGAACATGGTTTGCCCGGCCCCAACGTGGGTGTGGCCAGCAACTACACGACCTTGTTGTTCCTTATGACCAGAATAAAGGCTGTTTACTGACAGTGGTTGTGCCCACACAcaaataaatataataataagTAAAATTAAAAATTCTGGCAGCCGTTATTTACAATTGCAGCTTCACGGATAGTAATGTACATCGTTTGAGGTCCTGAGATGCGGCATCACATGCTGCCCTTTTGGTTTTTAACGTATAACGTCGACCGTCTCTGCCTTACCTTATTACCTGGCTTCAGAGGTGGAGGCGAGCATCACTTAAGAACACCCACGAATgagtttgggcttgttggtaaaaCATAACCGATTATGTAGCGCAAGAAATATAACGCAGGACAAGGGAATGGACGAAAGGGAGTGCTTACTTTCTACGATATTTATTTCGAGAAGCATACACATGTATACTCACGAAAtggggaaaacaaaaaaaacagtgaagAAGCTCTCTCGGGAATTGCCAAAAGAATTGTCCTTTCTGAGAATGTAAGATTTTCGTGCGTGGCAGTCGTGGCCTtctcgagtgttttttttttttgcatttcgacATTCTATGCGTGTTTCCTCTTCGAAGTAAATCTTCTTGTAAGTAAGCGCTACCCTTCGTCCTTCTTGTCCTGTGTTTTATATTTCTTTGCGTTCTGTGAAAAGAAGTGTAGATTTCCCATTGTCTCGAGAAACGGGGAAGGGGGGGGTGTAGTAATTGAGAGTGGCACTCACTGTGAATCCGTCCTCATTGTTACGATTGGAGTGTGTGACCTAAGACATAGGCACGCAATGTTGATTCCACCAGTATAATGCATGTGTTTCGAACTGAATGTTTCCGGTAATTGGGCTCATGAGGTACGTGTAAGAGAAGTTGTTGAGAGCGACCCTACAAACCCCTGCTCCAcctctttattttattttgttcaaTACTACAGGCAGTAGTCCAAGTAGCAGAGGATGTACATAAACATATAACTGCAACTGTGTTATAACAAGTGTAATCGCTTCGACTCAGATGGAGCCGCACATCGGATACCGCCGCGACTCGAATGGAACGATTGTCGCCACCGCGCTGGGCGGATACATCTACAACATGCTTATGGACTCTCTGAAGATCAAGTGAGTCTGCTCACATTCACCTGTATTTTCGGTTAGCAAAGAAATGCTCCgccgctaaataaaaaaaaaatcgacagatcccacgtacttgcgaattgacgttatgcgaagcatgcggagggaaggtgaccatgttgcaactTTGTTATTGagagacacgtcatgaaatgacgctaaatacatgTACTAATGTTGCACGAACGACGTATTTTGAAAAGTAACAGATAGTTTATATGTATAACCAGTTGGTGGCACTTGCGCAataatgccaactggaacatgggTTCCACCCATGTTCCAGAAGCtgttatgaagcgctgatgctcgcgaggatgctggccttgggcactgctacataaatcaacttcagcgaacaacaactaaccacaattgacgctaacccAACGTCACGGCTGTATGAAATGAGTACATATCAAATGTGTATTAAATTGGGTAATCAGCACTGCAACCGCTATGGACGTTTCGCTAAGATTAGCTTCTATTTGAAAACTAGTTCCGAGACCTgctatagctctgtggtaaaatgcttcattgccacgcagaatgcttggtttcGATTCctgcagctgggaccctgacatttattctttgcattcgttgggtcgacgctataccgatgtcaggtatttctaAACGCTCACGGGTTGAAATTGTCCatctgtgttctcgtcgttcctgagtagatattaatttcaatcacctgtggcacatacccgcataccagcggcacatacctgcccgtgggtacatgtcactgtctggcaggaagtgtttgacgacgtatgcgacgggattgtgacattattcatgtcttgtaccttcccatgctaattttgggtcacgccaagttaagggggtgaccccGAGAtgacccaaacgtaagcggatagatagatagatagatagatagatagatagatagatagatagatagatagatagatagatagatagatagatagatagatagatagatagatagatagatagatagatagatagatagatagatagatagatagatagatagatagatagatagatagatagatagatagatactctcaaagtcgccgaagttcgctaagaaatgcttcgcatttaaaaaatatgTATCGTTCAATGTTGTGTATCGCGTGCTGCATATTTCGCAGGCACGTCGTCTTGATCCCAAATGACTACGTTTATGCGGGCACATTCCCCAATGGAAGCTGGGCGGGTTGTCTTGGAATGATCAGCCGCAACGTAAGTGTCGTCTGGGCAACACAAGTTTCGTCAAGTTCACTAAGACACCCCACAGTCTTGTTGAGTAATGATATCACGAAAGGGAAAGAACAGGATGATGATTATTTATTGTCCAGGAAACACACACTCACGCAGGCACGCCCACAATCACTTATTAATTACAGTTAATCGCTTCTTACTTCGTTTTGTAGTGCTTAAATAGACCGTATACATGATCGAGCCATGAAGCGCGCCGGTTGGTTTTCTCGCTTTGCTTGATGTTTTTTCAACCACTTGTCTTGACACCGATGGTCCCTTTTTTACATTTGATCGGAGAGCTAAGGATTTCGCTTTAAGAGTTCACTCTCAGCTATTCGCTGTTTCTTGGTCAGGAGGCCGACCTGGCAATCGGGCCCATCCTGCCCACCATCTCCCGCTTCATGGTTGCTCAGCCACTGCCTCAGTACTTCTTCATCCGTCTGTCCACGTGTTCTGGAACAAAGCGACTCTTCAAGACTGACGTGTTCGGCTATGTAGCTGCTTTGGACCCACAGGCACGTGAATTTTTCGATTCTGCTTAACTCTCTCTTTGACGAGATAACCTGAATCTTCTTGCTCCACGTGTTTGAAAGGCTCGTGACTGAATCGTTTAGTGGGTGACGTGCGTACGAGAGTTATTCGCTTAAATATTGAGTTTCAATGTTTCATTAATTGTGGAACTACCAGAAAGAAAATCTGTTAAGAATAAATAAAGCTGTAGGATGTCTTGCAACAGCGTACAAAACCGGGTAAGTTGGTTGATCTTCGCTGTAACAGCATGCGCGAAAACACGGTATACCGCAACAATTAAGAAGAacgacacaggacaagcgctaaaCCAGCAACTGTCGTGTGGCGTGCTCGCCTTTAACGTTCTAGAATGTTGCCCCACTTTTCTTTAAATGCCAATTTCACAATCACGATATATGGATCATTGAGGAAATGCATATATCGTGTTATTTCTTAACGGGAATAGTTTGATGTTTGCACGTAATATTTGATCTAAGTGTGTTTCTGAAGGTGACTTACGTGCCATGAAATAAATGTTTGCAACCATATGAGCAAAAATGAGAGGACGCATGTGAAGTTCTCTCTAATGCATTGTGCTGACTTAGCCTTTCTTTAAAGAAGGCGCCAGTGTGTTTTAACAACAGCCTATACGCCAGTCAGTTTTGACGTGTCAGGGTTTGCTCGCAGGGGAACAATACTTGTATTTATACTCTTCTCCTTAATAAACAAGACATTTTAGGGTAGCGCTTGCCCTGTGTCGTTCTTCTTCTTGTGGTACCATCTCATTACGCTGTTTTTACCATGATTTTTTGTATTACCTCTAAGCAGATAAGATCTGTAGGCTGGTCTTCGTTAAAGCGAGGATGTCATACGAGCTAGAATAACTGTTACTAATGAAACGAACTGGTTAATTTTTAACCTAATTGATTCCATAGCTTTCATTGTCTGGTATTCAGACGTAAGTGTATCGTTCAAACATAATTTGAAGTATTATGGCCCTCGTGGAACCACAACCTCTAAAACAATAATCAATTGTTTTTTACCGGCTGCTTTTTTTGTGCATCCAACAGAATACTTCACGCTAGTTCAGTAATGATATTTTGAAGGTATTTTGTTTGATATTCGTATCTGTCTCGGATAGCATTCTCGATTTCAATGTGTATGTTCACGACGGTATTTAACATCACTCTGCAAAACTTATGCCTCAACGCATGCCTTCAGTAGCAGCTTTTCTTTGTACATATATTATATTTGCACCCCCTATGACAACCAGAAGATGGGCACTCAGTTTATCATAATAAATAAAGGAGAGATCGTTTTCATACAATAGGAGAAACCCTTGGTCGTCTTTTTGCGGACAAAAACAGGTTTGGGCGGCCCTCCTCACAAGTATGCTGTTCCTCGCCATCCTGATGTCGGTCCCCACGGCAGGGGGCAAAAGTCGCATCAGCATGTTCGGTGACCAACTCATGGACCTGGTTGGAAACATGTTCTTTGAATGTAAGCCACATACGCTGCAGTGTGCTTATCGGAGCGTGGAAACTTGAGCACAGTTTGAGTTTCCAGTTTTAGTTTACATTTGAAAAAACCTACAGTGTAAGACATATGAGACTCTCTTCTGGTCTTGACACTCTTTTTCAAGCAATCATCGAATGACCTCGCTATCGGAGTTTATTGCTGGCGAATTGATTGCCGCTACGAATACGTCAATTACAGGGGACGTTCGAAGTATTCATCAGTAGAGAGTAAGTCAGGCAGCTTTAAAGTGACTGACAAGTTGCCAGACCATGTGAATAAATTTGGGTGAAACTGAAAATACCGTGAATTCTAATGACATATTCAATCATCATTTTCTCTATTTAAGAAGAATTGGTAAAATTATGTCGCGTTTAATGGTCACAAAAAACCTACTTGTCGCGCAGGCTCGTGGAAGAGTTTTGAAGCTGGATTATTGAATCGATCACTTATCTGCATATTCTGATGCCACCATGCGTACCATAATTAGGGCTAAAAATTAAACTATGTGTATGGCGCTTTCTTCGCAGCAACTATAGTGGAATGCGCGAGGAGTGTATACGTATGCATGCTCAGGAAACAACTGTGCACAAACACAAAGCAATCTCACGTTCACTTCCCGCTATTTTCGGCATCAGTTATGTGTATACGACATCATAGTGATCACGAATGAAAATTTTCTTCTTGAAGATGTTTCACCGTGTTTTCTACGTTGCCAATGAGAGATTACACAATCTGACTGGTGAGCTTTTATTTGCGCTAAAGATAACTTGTATGCCATAACACCTCGTTATTAGCCTTTTTAAGCAACAAAAAaagccagatcccacgtacagtgggaatcgattatatgcgaagcatgaataagaaatgttgatatgtcacttcaatatCAGCACAAACTTACGAGCTGGAgataaatcatgccgtacatgtcttccgtatcatgataatcatgtttgaatgtgtcgtttacctccgtcatctattcacgtcatgtgataccgaatttaatatatgtggagctagtgaaacggccgtgagctcgctatgagcgtggtatgttgtcatgttcttacatgacacgcgtgtcaggattattatgtttgcaccattcattatttcgtcatccgttgacgtcacgtaacaccaaattcggtatatggggagctagcaaaacagccgcgagcacaccatgaagggcccaatatactccagtgtagcgttgacgcgcgcgcacgctgggcacagcgacgctacgttagcaaaacgcgagcactctatagtctgacgccaggcgtgaccagcgtccatcggcacggcccgacggcaaccggcgcgaaacgcgacatgctgcgtttcgcgccgatgcgttacccagacaacactgcgtctctctcttttcgtgatggagggacgccggacgcgcttaaacgcgcatgcgtcaaaccaacgcagcgcggcgtgcgcctgcttatatatggcaggaccggcacctggcgtggcaacgccggcgtgacgcgacgaaatgaacgccggcgagcactcgCACCACGTcttgtcgaaatgtattggcgctctgactgtggcatgtagtcgtgttctcacatgacacgcatgtcatgattatcatgtctgcaattgtcacataccttcgtcatctattggcgtcacgtaataccacatttcgcatatgtgaaggtagcgaaacagccgtgagtgcatcatgagtgtgtatttatgttgttacatgacacacatgttgtgattatcatgtttggatgtgtcatttacctatttcgtccgtttgcgtcacgtaatactgagtttggtacatgcgaagctagcaaaacggccgcgagcgcatcatgagcgtagcacgtagtcatgttgttacatgcacgcatctcatgtttattatgtttgcaccagtatcataccttcgtcatccattcacgtcccgtaataccaaatttggtataagtgaagctagcggaacggcagccagcgcatcatgagcgtggcatgtagttatgttgttacattacacgcatctcatgattatcatgtttgcaccattcacataccttcgtcatccattgacgtaccgtaatgccaaatttggaatatgttacgctagcgaaacggccgtgagcgcatcatgagcgcggcgtgtagtcatgttgttacatgacacgcatgtcatgattttcatgttaaagtctgtcacttgtgttcaccatgcaatgatgtcacaccataccagttttgcaacatgccatgtgaacgacaccaccacaagagctgcagggccataatatgtaaatcatgacattaatgacatacatgtcgtgactttcatgttatgtctagtcaaatatgtttttatgcagtcatgttatgccatactaagtttggtatcgatatcactatcgaaacggccaggagagctaaaagtcgtaggcggatagatagatagatagatagatagatagatagatagatagatagatagatagatagatagatagatagatagatagatagatagatagatagatagatagatagatagatagatagatacgctcaatgttgccgaagttcgctaagaaatgcttcgcatttaaaatgaaggCTAGTGGCTCTTGGCTTGTGCAGATAGGGTCGTTCGAAGCTGAAAAGGTGGCATGGTTAGTCTTTAAGCGCTAAGGCCTGACCAAACGTACGCGTCGAAGCGCGTCAGCGCGTGTGGCGTGCAGACTGGGCGTCGCGTCTCCTCCTTATGAAAAGAGAGGGTGGTTGAGAGGCTATAGACAAAACAGTGCGCCATCTCTGTCCACGGGGAGAGGGCGCGGCACCGAGTCTACACGCCACGCTTCGAAGCGCTGTGACGCGCGTGTGTGGTCAGGCCCTCATGCAACTCTTCGTATATATGACTTGGATGCAGCGTGCATCTCTTTGCCGCAGCCACACCAGAGCCCCCGGAAGATTCGTACAGGCGCTGGCTCACGTCGTTCTGGTGGATCGCGGTCATGGTGGTCATGACGGGTTTCACGGGCATCATGAGAGCAAGCATGATGGTCAAAGACCAGACAGGTCGCATAAGCAGCGTCAAGGACGTCATCGCGCGCCCAGAAATAAAGCCTTACCTCATCGATGGAAGTACCTACCATCGACTCTTCAGTGTAAGACGCTGAAGGCCTATGTGAAGCATTGTACGAGTTGGAAATGGGTTTGCTTGTGACAGCTTTATTGTCAATTTCGCTATCAggggattattattattattattattagtagtagtagtagtagtagtagtagtagtggtagtagtagtagtagtagtagtagtagtagtagtagtagtagtatactaccatagtgcttcataaaggaagcaacagaataccaatcaagaaaggtgtaaggcaggggggcgcaatctccccaatgctatttaccgcgtgcttacaggaggttttcagaagcctagaatgggaacagttagggataagagttaatggagagtaccttagtcacctgcgcttcgccgatgacattgcattactgagtaactcaggggacgaattgcaactcatgattacggagttagacaaggagagcagaaaggtgggtcttaaaattaatctgcagaaaacgaaagtaatgtacaacaacctcggaaaagagcaacgcttcgagataggtaatagtgcacttcatgttgtaaaagactatgtctacttagggcaggtaataaccgcagagctgaaccacgagattgaagtaactagaagaataagaatggggtggagcacattcggtaaGCACACTCAAATTAtgtcaggtagattgccactatccctcaagaggaaggtctataacagctgtatcttgccggtacttagctacggagcagaaacctggagactcacaaagagggttcagcttaaattgaggacgatacagcgagcaatggaaagaaatatggtaggtgtaacctcaagagacaagaagagagcagagtggattaggggacaaacgggggttaaggatatcatagttgaaataaagaagaagaaatggacatgggccgggcatgtagcgcgtaggcagcataaccgctggtcattaagggtaacaaactggattcccagagaagggaagcgggttagggggagacagaaggttaggtgggcagatgagattaagaagtttgcgggtataaattggaagcagcaagctcaggaccgggttaactggcggaacatgggagaggcctttgtcctgcagtggacgtagtcaggctgctgctgctgctgctgctgctgctgctgctgctgctgctgctgctgctgctgctgctgctgctgctgctgctgctgctgatgatgatgatgatgatgatgatgatgatgatgataatgatgatgactagCAGGAAGAGGAGGTCAAGGTTCTATAGCTTAAAATTTCGCTCCGAAAACTCCGCAGCTGAAAGTCGTGACATAACGGATacaaattgtttctttttttcgcattGTGGCCACACTGACTCAGTGAATTCTGGcgaaacttagaaaaaaaaataattaaatttTTCTGATATATAACCATGGAGACCACAAACGAGCTTTTGTCGCATTTAGCGGTTTACCGATCGTCTTCTGGTGACAAGAATAGTGCTTTTGGTGACTTGAAAGCGCACTTTACTTAATTAAATTTTCCTCTTTATTAATCAAATGTATTTTGGCGGTTGCAGACTTCAACCCGGTCCGACCACCAGCGCCTGTGGAAACAGGTCCAGCGTCACAGGTCCGTAACATCGGCCGCCCGGATCCTGAGCAAGGAAACGTTCGATGATATTCTGAACGAGAAGGCTCTTTTCTTCTGCGACGAATTCATGCTGCACTGGACCGCGGCACGGCTGTACCCGAACGGCGTCAACGGAGAGTTCTACATAGGCACGGATTTTTTCATAAACAACCCGTTCACCATGTTTGTCCGGCGAGAGTTTGACAGGGACCTCATCAAGAAGTTGCATCTGAGGTTAGTAAATAAACACCAGTGTGTCCAGTTACGATTCCAAGTGTACTTTGCCGTGTAAGTTAGAGCAGGTGGGTTGCTATACTA is a genomic window containing:
- the LOC142814326 gene encoding glutamate receptor-like, with translation MEPHIGYRRDSNGTIVATALGGYIYNMLMDSLKIKHVVLIPNDYVYAGTFPNGSWAGCLGMISRNEADLAIGPILPTISRFMVAQPLPQYFFIRLSTCSGTKRLFKTDVFGYVAALDPQVWAALLTSMLFLAILMSVPTAGGKSRISMFGDQLMDLVGNMFFESTPEPPEDSYRRWLTSFWWIAVMVVMTGFTGIMRASMMVKDQTGRISSVKDVIARPEIKPYLIDGSTYHRLFSTSTRSDHQRLWKQVQRHRSVTSAARILSKETFDDILNEKALFFCDEFMLHWTAARLYPNGVNGEFYIGTDFFINNPFTMFVRREFDRDLIKKLHLRLRWLWDAGVPQERERQITEAALRQKRNTQTTVVSTMKLVDVGAIFYLMLFGQAFACIVGLFEVLVGRLLPAATRALAQRRSTGDSPNVQAVDTRRRLSAIAAPTRVAIYITGHPTN